GTAGCTGCCTGGTGCCTTTTTATTTGCTAATGTTATTTATCTATTCATGATTGTACTGGTTTTCTCAtacaggttatgcactttggcaaaaataatataaatgcaagttatacactaaatagcagtgtgttgggagtttccttaaatgagaaggatcttggggtctttgtagataacaagttgtctaattctgggcagtgtcattctgtggctactaaagcaaataaagttctgtcttgtataaaaaggctattgtgatactaaactctatagttagtgtacagtatgggtatacagtatataatttatgagagtgtatggaggggtcagtgtgtatgtatagatgctgggtttcatttggaggggttgaacttaatgggtGAATAATGATCCAATTCCTCAACTACAGCAAAGTACTGGCTGTAAAAAAAGGGCTTGTgagcctgaaacatgtcgtgtggatgcaCTATAAAAGTTATTCTGCAGTTGTGAGTGCTTCCAAAATCTACAATATAAAGTACTGGCTGTTTGTTAGTGCTGAGGGTCTGGCCATTGTACTGTCTGCATGGTGTCTGTATGTTGTCCCCATACTGGCGTGGGTTCCCTTAGGATGCCCTAGTCTTCTccttaaagtacaaaaaaaatctcttcCTTGTATGGGCTGAGGTGCCTGGAAtcaattcattgtttattttattacaattgaATTCagggtttttatatttattatttttgcttggGGAAAGGTTTTTTGTTcctcaaatgtaacatttttctctgttactttttttttaaattgtgttttatgcCCCATTATATTTCATCCCGATAACTGatgctattttttttctgtagggaAAAGGTTTCCCAATATATAGTTTCCCTTGGGGCTTATCAATTGTCCTACCTTCAAAATCCCAACACAGTATCCAGGAGGGTGAAGAGAATGATCATACACCCAGATTACCAGTATGAAGGATCTAACGGGGACATTACCCTTATTGAACTGGATCAACCTGTCACTTTAACCCCTTACATTCTCCCAGTCTGCCTCCCACCCCCGGCTGATCCCCTTCCTACAGGGACTAAATGCTGGGTGACTGGATGGGGAGATATCAGAGAAGGACGTAAGTTGATATTTAATAGCATTTGAGTATTAAAGgataaagtaaacctttaaaataagtgaatatagaactgatgaggggctattctaagcacttttgaaatttacattcattatttattttgtttttattccaagatattaagggatacatgtactgttaatatgaatgaattttgttccaacagcgccacctgctggtcagtttcccaccagtctgaccagcaagtagtcaaggaagttgtcaggagaaagaaagaggctgatgttcttctgcttaggaataaaattagaaacctttctcaaatctttcctgagcagaagaacatgagagcagcctctttctttctcctgacaacttccttgactacttgctggtcagactggtgggaaactgaccagcaggtggcgctgttggaacaaaattcattcatattaacagtacatgtatcccttaatatcttgggataaatattaaataaataatgaatgtaaatgacaaaagtgcttagaatagccccctcatcaattctacattcacttattttaataggtttacttatcctttaaaaaggaaCTTTTGTTCTGGGCAAgtttctttcatttctttcttcATTCTCTCGCCCCTCCATCTTGGCTTACATTCTTATTCTTTACTTAtgtttttgatgcattttcgtcCCCTGCCCTCCACTCTCTTTTCTACATTGCCTCCCATTCTTCCTTTCATTTTTGGAATACATTTACCACATTTGTTGGTCGGATAAAGATTCATATGGGAGATAAATGGACATAATGTAGAATAAGGGCTATAAAGtgaattctttttttacattactgGTAGTTTGATTTGACCTCGCCTTATTCGTATGGCTTTATAATCCACTGACGCAACCACTTTTATCTTTCTATGATTTTCCTGAAGAGCCTCTAGGTAACCCTAAAACCCTGAAGAAGGCTCCAGTAAGTCTAATTGACTGGAATAGCTGTGAGTCCATGTATGAATCCAGCGTGAAATACAAACCTAATGTCCCTTTTATCATGGATGACATGTTCTGTGCTGGTTACAAGGAAGGACAAGTAGACGCTTGTCAGGTATTATCATACGGAATCTTTCAATACTCTTCCTCCCGCCTTCTAATTTCCTCTATTACCTTAGTCCCTCAAACTTTATACGTTctgccttttttcatttttaagtacAGGGTCTGATTTACCTTTATCGCCCCCGTAAGGTGGCTGACGAATTGGGTCCTTTAGAGCGATGGCCGTGTATTGGGCCTGACTGACTCACCCGACCAGTAACTGactgaaaattggccagatgttgattgggcagatTTGATTCTCATGTTGGATCAAGAACCCCATCAGCTAGCTGATACTCTCCTCACTTCGAAGGCTTCTATTCCCACCATTGTAATCCCCTTGTTTGGCCCTTGGAGGGCATATAGGCACTTATTTGGCCACCTTTCCTTGTTAATAGAAGGTTCCAGTAATTTGAGATAGGAACAGAGATGAATGATTTAGAAGTTGCTTGATAGAGAGAGAAAGGGCTGGATCTTGGCaatattaaaggaacaccaaaaaatgaaggtgttttaaagtaatggcacTATAATGTACAGGTTGCACTTCATTAGTATAACTAGTAGGTTTGttacagaaactctactatagtttatataaacaagctgctgtgtagtcatgggggcagccattcaagctcaagATATACCTCAGATAGATAATCTCTGTCATacttttcataaaaatgtatcaatacatttttatttatagggagACTCTGGTGGGCCTCTTGTATGCAGAGTCAACAATACATGGTGGCAGTATGGCATCATCAGTTGGGGTGTTGGATGCGGACAAGCTAACCAACCGGGTGTCTATACCAAAGTCTAGTATTATCATGCTTGGATACAAGAGATCACTTCAATTAAAACCAGCAAAGAGGCAGCAAGCAGTGCTGTTGATATGACAAAGCAACTTGAACAGTCCATGAACAGCAGTGTTGGGTTTCTTGAGACTCATACTACAAACATAACAACCAATTCCAGTGGGACAAGTTTGGAACTCATTAAGACTTTAGATGATGGGGCTCTTAATCCCATATGTTCTTATCTACCTATAGTACTTTCTCTTTTGTATTCCTGTATTAGTCACCTTTGGTAAGTTGCAGTCTGATAAGTTCCCCTGACTATAAACATAACATTCCACTTGGACAGGAAggaaaacaaagattattcatGTCCACACATGACATAGGGAAGTTTCCATCATTGGAATTCATGGTGGTATTTCTCTCAATAGTTAATTCCTTAAGTCTTAGGAGTTAAGAGGACCCAGAGTCAACTAATCAGAGACCCTGGTGAGTTAATCCATTAAATctccattaaaggataagtaaaactttaaaataagtgaatgtaaaattggacTGGAGTGGGCtaatctaagcacttttgtcatttacattcattatttttttattttgtattccaagatattaagggatacatgtgctgttaatatgaatgaattttgttacaacagcgccacctgctggtcagtttcccaccagtctgaccaccaagtagtcaaggaagttgtcaggagaaagaaagaggctgctctgatgttcttctgcttaggaaagatttgagaaaggctttaattttttttagaatgtccTAGAAGCCCTTTGGAGATTATATTATGAAACACCTAACAGTGGACAGGGTGCTTCTAATTTGACTAGGGAAGAACTTGCTGCATTAAAAGATTCACAAAAGGATTATACAATCATAATAAAGAATTCAGATAAGGGTGGAATGGTAGTTAATTATATTGGATTCTTATACTGTAATGAGAGGTTTTGTTGAGCTTTTTATATACACAATGGTGGCTCGGATAAAAACTTTTATAGACGTTTTTGTAGGAAGGAACTGttgatcataattttgtataaAATTGCTTTGCAGTACAGAACTGCTGAACCCAATATTTTGTATAAAAGACAGCTTTGTAAGAAAGGAACTATTGAACTCTATTAGTCAATTACCTAATATGTTTATGACTCTAATTAGTTCCTAATATGTTTAGGACTTCtggaactttttttattataactagGGGCAATATATGTACTCAAATATTAATAACCAATAAGATCTCTGCTTAGGGGGTGCTTTTTGGAAGCCTGGGCAGCTCCTTTTGAGTACATGGTAAGCAAGATCTGTTGTTGACCAATTGGTTTGGTACATGAGCTCATTAAATGTCAGACAGGTGTGAGCGCTGCGCTAGGTCCAATCGAATGGTAAAGTGTCAGCTACACCAAAGATTTATGTGGATCCACGGGTCCACAAATTGCACAATAAAAAAGTTCTGGGTTTGGTGCGCTTAGTCGACATATGTCCCCAAtatgtaaataaagaaataaaatatatatagtgtattacagTTGGTTAAATTGAGTGGGTCGCAAATCGGATCTACTCACAGAATTGTTTCTTGATAGTGTACTTATCATGGAAATCTTAGCCGCATAAGGTGGAGAGTAGAGCCGATTTTCGGACGCTGCAATAGTGTAATATCGCCAGAAACTGTGATGTGCCCTGTGGGCAATTGCACTTACCGAGCTTCACGTAGGAAAGAATGACTTGTTAGGTAGATTGCCGTCTTTCTTTGGATCTCCTTCTTTGAATTTCTTTCCTCTGCGGGGCCTGTTGGTTTATGCCAGTTAGTGTCTTTCAGCGTGCGAGATTTCAGCGATAAGTACACTATCAAGAAACAACTCTGTGAGTAGATCCGATTTGCCATACTGAGTAACGTATGACTTTGAGCTCAGATCCTACTAGGACATTCCTTGGTAAACTGGTGACACTCGTTGATGCAGCTCTGGTTATAGTATTAGTCAGAAGCTTAGAGAgttaaattttaaaggagaaggaaagctacggaggcattttattgccaatagattagctgcaatagtgcaaactagaatgctatatttattctgtagaatgttttaccatacctgagtaaaaagctctagaaactctctgtttgtttagaataggagctgcagtattaatgtgatgtgacatcacttcctggctgagtctctccctgctctgggctcagattacagtagagaagggaggggtggggggaaaggagcaaactgagcatgctcttgcccagggcaatgaggtttaagctgaaaacaggaagtctgatacagaagcccatgagtacacaatagaaggaaagaaatgcagtgtttcttttgacaggggactcagagcaacattactttgggggtttactggtatatttagatggacctttctgataaggcttacttagttttaacctttccttctcctatacaaTTCCAACCTTTTACCATCTGTCAAAGATGCACAAGGAACAGAGATCACCTATTGGGAGACCAATTGCCATTCACTTAATGAGCACCTTTCTCGGTCAGGAGACAAATCACAGGGAGGTGTCAGCCTTTGAATAAAATGACTGGAAGTAAATAGTTAAGTTAATAGTGGGGTTTAGCTTGACATGGCttgccaattttatgatcataactttacaACTAAAAACCCctcttttggaaaatacacacacTTTCATAAATACTCAattacttatgaaacaggggaccagtgCAGGTTCATTGATCAAtcctctggttttttttttgtttgctcatAGCTAATTTAGCCCGACCAATCGCACTTCCgttgtattcatatatttttatttagcctttgagggctcccacaaccccctttttaatCCCCGTTGCAACTATAATCTTATTTACAACAGTTTAAGTTGACCGACTAAATGTGTGTCACTGCTAGGGGCTTGCACactcaaaataaattaattatatacaAACTCAGGTGGGATTTATGCCGAAGCATTGGGGTAATTCTCATTCTCTGACAAGGGTGTTTGCTTAATTCTCAGGTTACTAGTTGATGGTATGTACAGTATTAAAATATTGCTATTGATTTGACATGGTTTTGATGCACAATTATCTGTATAAAGCACATTGTAAATGAATCATCTATAAAGAGATTTCCGCCTGTGTTTGTATATCATTTATTTTGAGTGTGCAAGCCCCTAGCAGTAAAAGAGTGTATTTTTAACCAGCTCATGGGGTGGTTTGACGCTATTTGCACCGTGTTCATTCTTCTTTTTGCTCTTATcaaattggtgtgccctccatttatatttgtttctacTAAATCGGTGTGCAATATTGCAATAAACATCGAAATAAATTGGTTGACATTAGGTTTATTAATTAGAAAACCAACAACTAAAATGGTATAAAAATTTACTAATTTACATATAATTTAGACCTTTGTCTCTACCACGAACCAGCCGTGCAGAAGCAGACATGTTGCAATGAGAATTGAGTGTCTGTGTACAGAAGGTGAGTGGAAACTTGATACGTATGAATTATCTGTGGTTGCGTTGTATGAGGAGAGCCACGACCAGTAAGTGGGCACCAGGGTATAAACACCGGGTCTGTTTGCAACGGCACATCCTTCTCCCCAACTTACAATGCCAAGTTGATACCAGACTCCTTGTACCGCACAAACAAGGGGTCCCCCGGAGTCTCCCTACAAAACAAAGATTAATGAATTCAATGCAGTTTGTTGTGTTGTTCTCTCTAAATATATTATGTACCTACTGACCATGACTGAATGAAGATCATGTTGTGTATAGctgttggtggcaaaataattaaGTTGTCTACTTTAGTCTAGGCATAAGTTCCTGAGTGGGTATTATGATGTGTGGGATGGTTGTTGGTTGGTTACCCATATATAGCAACCTTAGGATTTGGCAACTGTCTGTCTTCACAAAAGCTTAATTCCTTGGCATCTCATAACGATAACGTTGGACATTTCTTGAACATGGACATCCTCCAGCTCTTTGAGAGAAGGCTACCTATGAAGTACCGGATGTTCCAGGGCTTCCAGttcttttatttactgtacatctgTTGGCTGGGGAATTTCTGCAAGTTCTTTTGCTTTAATCTTGTGTTTCAAAGGTCAGAACAAGAGCAGAGTGGGACAGACAAATCTTGTTTTCAATAGCACTAATATGAAcatattgaaaatatataatcaatgtttattggaaaattttaattaaatgtttgcattttccATTATGTTGCCTTAGCTTTTACTGTACAACATTGTGTGGCCCACAAGGGAAGTGAAATCAATGTTATCCTTTTTCATGAACGTCCCATGAATTACCTATGGATGTCCCATGAATATTCTAATAAATGCCTTGTGGATTTTCCATGAATTTCCTATGGATATGTAACACTAGTTTGGGCTAAAAtaggttaatgtccagctaaacaGTAGAGCAGGGGTTACATTTAATTTACAAGGTAGGGTCTTCGCTAGGTAGGCTActgttagaaataaaataaaggactCCAGGAGTTTCTTGCAGCAACAGAACAAAATAAGTTTATTTGTCCAAGAAAAATGGTCCACAGGTAGGGTTGACACTTGTCCAGATCTTACCCAGACAGGCAGGTATTTCGAAGggcaaattaggaaatccagacaggaaaataatgacatggcgatcagccaatcgatgatcgccacgtcatcagtcctgcccccgATGTCATCAGTCCAGCCCCCAACATCACCAGCCCACCCGCCCTGCCTCCCGTCCCGTTTTCTCACACAAgcaatggtggcaaccctatccacagggttatactatataatactatctAAAGCCTAATTCCCTATAcagctgtggtcccttcactatagGGAGATTCAGAGCCCAGGGGAGACCTACTCCCCACTACAATCCTTGCAGCACAGGCAGCTCATtttatttaacctctctatcttactcttcTAGTAAGTACTATGAAAAGTTAATCTATCTCTGGTTgaacctcattcatggggttcccACTCCAGACTTATCTCTAGAGGCACAGGGCACTCTAGGGACCCAGGCTCCCTGAaacacatccagctgggtcaccAACCAGAAGCCAACAAGGAGGATCCGCCCCTAACTAGGCACTATGTCatagtgtggcaggaagtggtcataggccaGTAGGACAATGattgaaacatttaaattaaataactaaatacatgggcatctgcccagcaactacgGAGATAAGAAAGTGTATGGATTTAAATCCATAGGTATATTTTAGGCAGTCATAATTTGACATATATTTGGTTCTGCGGTGTTGGCTTGGAGATTTCAAACCTTCTTTGCCAGTGGGCTATTTTTTTAGCCTGAATCATGGTATTTACACCTGAATATTTTGGTATAGCAGCTATTTTTGCCAAGCTTTGTTAAAAAATATGTCAACAAGTGGTTACGGTTACATAACATCTGCAGATGTAGGTTTACTAATACTTGAATTAAAGAGTCATCCAATAGCACCAATTTACTGTACTCTTCATTAATTGGCCATATTGCACATGGCTACATAGGAAATCACTTCTTCAATGTTGTCCTCTTGGGACTCCAAGTGCAACAATGTGACCAATGAATGCAGCGTTAAACAGTGATGTCAATGATTAATTGAAAATGAACACGGACTAGACGAAAATAGATCCTGGTAATGCCTAGAGGAGAACAGTTTGATGTTTGTTTGCCACACCCATTTTATTGCAGCTCATCTTTAggcccatacacacacacacacacacacaagtgggTGCTACACACAGTACATAAAGGAGTCAGTAAAATACATTGGACATCAGCTTCTGGGGCTCATATGACAGTCCCTACATGAGTTTTGGTGCATGAGCCTGTCTAGGGCTTGAGAAACCTGGGAGGTGgattatcattactttacaatCTACAGATACCTTTGAAAAGAAACGTGGATTAACGTAGGATAAGCAaagttttaaaataagtgaatgtaaaattaatgagggggctattctaagcactttttaaatttacattcattgttttttttattttgtattccaagatattaagggatacgtgtactgttaatatgaatgaattgtgttacaacagcgccacctgctggtcagtttcccaccagtctgaccaccaagtagtcaaggaagttgtcaggagaaagaaagaggcttatgttcttctgcttaggaaagatttgagagaggttttaaatttttttcctaagcaggagaacatcagagcagactctttctttctcctgacaacttccttgactacttgctggtcagactggtgggaaactgaccagcaggtggcgctgttgtaacaaaattcattcatattaacagcacatgtatcccttaatatcttggaataaaataaataaataataatttaaaatgacaaaagtgcttagaatagcactctcgtcaattttacattcacttgttttaaaggtttatttatcctttaaggagACATCTGACCTACCTGACAGGAGTCCTTTTGCCCAGCGGCATATCCAGCACAGATCTGGTCTGTTGGAACTAAGGGAACACTTGAACTGATTCCAGTTCCAACATGATACATCTGGTTACAAGTGGTCCAGTTTATCAGAGGTGTCATCACCTGTCGGAGTGTCTGTGGATATGGAAGATTCACTGGGAAGAAACCAGGTAGAGACAACAGTCTAACTTGGACaacttatatatttaaaataatctgaTCGTATTATTGGGAACATACAGAATAAttcacatagggggttatttagtaaactccgaatgtaaaaaatcacgaaaaatttgtgattttttgttataaaatctgacttttaaaaaatcacaaatttttcggaatttattaaactccaaggaTGGAAaggtccgaatctgaaaatccagcatctcagacctgtcaaggttgcatataagtcaatgggagaagtcccaataatttttttgatctgcgcaatacccagaagttttcagaattttcgagtgaaaattccgaaaaaaaaccaagaaatttgtgaaaatcagatgaaaaacaaccgcaaaaaaattgtgaaaatctgattttttttcccacaaatcaaattctcgggaaaatataataataaatcagcgtAAAAAACCCGGGCGGATTTGAtcagaatttgtagcagaaaatattgagataaattcggactttcataaataaccccctaaatgtgtccACTGCCCAGACACAAGAAAAGGTAAGAGGAGCATACAGATACAGAAAACAAACATATTCTAGCAAGACAAGATTATTGCTAGATactcaacacttaggggcacagtTATCAATAtacgaatttcaaattcatgccccttaggggcagatttattatgggatGAATCAAAAGTCAAAATTCACATATCCAAATTTTAATCCACAAaatttgtatgtaaatttgtgacatttatcacacctcgaccatggaaacagtactaattcgaatattcaccacctaaaatctgccgagtttatttacaagtcattGGCAGAGATCTGTTAAATTGTTAattgtcttcctgacattcaattttttttcggagggaaaactcaatttaaatttgatttgaattttcggtcgggactattcgatcaaatattagaagttataattttttcttaaataaactcccattcacataaatttgaaattcgacctttgataaatctgcccattaactATGAATATCCTGTTGAGTCAAAGGTAAAGGAGTAGCTTATATAGAATAAGTACCCAATGATACTCTGTCTAGATGGATAGTAGGAGAGTGCTGAATAACCAATGAAAAACCTCAGATGTACTGTATACTGCTTCAGTGGATGGCAATGTATGTGGTGCCTCTGGAATAAGAAACCACAGATATAcctggcttaaagggatactgtcatgggaaaaatgttttttcaaaacacatcagttaatagtgctgctccagcagaattctgcactgaaatccatttctcaaaagagcaaacagatttttttatatttaattttgaaatctgacatggggctagaaattttgtaagtttcacagctgcccacagtcatgtgatttgtgctctgataaacttcagtcactctttactgctgtactgcaagttggagtgatatcaccccttccctttcccccccagcagtcaaacaacagaacaatgggaaggtaaccagataacagctccctaacacaagataacagctgcctggtagatctaagaacaacactcaatagtaaaatccaggtcccactgagacacattcagttacattgagtaggagaaacaacaggctgccagaaagcagttacatcctaaagtgctggctctttcagaaagcacatgaccaggcaaaatgacctgagat
The Xenopus laevis strain J_2021 chromosome 9_10S, Xenopus_laevis_v10.1, whole genome shotgun sequence DNA segment above includes these coding regions:
- the LOC108703281 gene encoding serine protease 27-like; protein product: MTMVSDRIVGGKDSKKKEWPWQISLSYIGEPICGGSLITNSWFLTAAHCFDSEKVSQYIVSLGAYQLSYLQNPNTVSRRVKRMIIHPDYQYEGSNGDITLIELDQPVTLTPYILPVCLPPPADPLPTGTKCWVTGWGDIREGQPLGNPKTLKKAPVSLIDWNSCESMYESSVKYKPNVPFIMDDMFCAGYKEGQVDACQGDSGGPLVCRVNNTWWQYGIISWGVGCGQANQPGVYTKV